In Maridesulfovibrio ferrireducens, one genomic interval encodes:
- a CDS encoding cobyric acid synthase, which produces MQASQDHIKNLAEQEKKYAHGGNIKKLAARAGCPSSELLDFSANINPLGPPPWLQQVIVNALDEVDRYPDPESAELTLAACQKHSVWPTECIAGNGASELISAITRLGGFKRAVIPVPCYVDYERSCLVAGLKTEQIPLDPQNGFAPDFDTLSSFLSASPALVFLAQPNNPTGTAFDPEDLKKLARKHPDSRFIVDESFADFIPNLERLTGKRPPNVITLLSLTKFYAIPGLRLGLAFASPDIIMALKNILPCWSVNLFAQKVGVRCILDEDYARKTIETTTRLREELVQGIAKIPGIRTLPAQANFMLCQVQRVGMDATGLIEHLLKNNIAVRHCDNFDGLDSTYFRIAVRTAEENNKFVDGLRSFTGMEVATSLKPKKTPALMIQGTCSNAGKSILTAAFCRIFLQDGYKVAPFKAQNMSLNSYVTDEGLEMGRAQVTQAAACKQTPDVRMNPVLIKPNSDTGSQIIVMGKPVGNMKVLDYVKYKPTAFEAVKNAYDSLSTDRDIMVIEGAGSPAEINLKQHDIVNMAMADYAEAKVIITGDIDRGGVFASLAGTMDLIDAHERKMVCGFLLNKFRGDASLLTPALDFTFDRTGKPVLGVIPHIDHLGLPDEDSVSFKQDLSKSGSKGKRNDSVDIVCIDLPRISNFTDLDALKGEPDVNLRIIDNPKNIGTPDAIIIPGSKSTLSDLAHIRASGMAQAVLDLKGKATIIGICGGLQMLGQYVNDPDGIESQDGSAEGLGLLPLQTTLAQEKTLTRTSGTHGLSKMDVSGYEIHHGKTEPLMPTVRAMIVPKGSTGAVPISRVLGFGLKSGMIWGTYLHGIFDADGFRRWFIDSLREKKGLPKLETIQTTFGMEDELDRLAKIVRENVDMKAVYNALGM; this is translated from the coding sequence ATGCAGGCTTCACAGGATCACATTAAAAATCTCGCAGAACAAGAAAAGAAATACGCTCATGGCGGCAACATCAAAAAACTTGCTGCACGGGCAGGATGTCCTTCGTCCGAACTTCTTGATTTTTCCGCAAATATAAATCCTCTAGGCCCACCGCCATGGTTGCAGCAGGTCATAGTCAACGCCCTTGATGAGGTAGATCGTTACCCTGATCCTGAAAGCGCAGAACTGACTCTTGCCGCCTGTCAGAAGCATTCCGTATGGCCCACCGAATGTATCGCCGGGAACGGAGCTTCCGAACTGATCAGCGCCATTACGCGTCTAGGTGGATTCAAACGCGCTGTAATTCCTGTTCCCTGCTATGTAGATTATGAGCGTTCCTGCTTAGTCGCCGGTCTTAAAACCGAACAGATTCCGCTTGATCCGCAAAATGGATTTGCGCCCGATTTCGATACTCTTTCATCCTTCCTTTCTGCATCCCCTGCGCTGGTCTTTCTGGCGCAGCCCAATAATCCGACAGGTACGGCCTTTGATCCTGAAGATCTAAAAAAACTTGCGCGCAAGCATCCTGATTCACGCTTTATTGTTGACGAATCCTTCGCCGACTTTATTCCAAATCTCGAAAGACTCACGGGCAAACGTCCACCCAATGTCATTACACTTTTATCGCTGACTAAGTTTTACGCCATTCCGGGACTGCGGCTCGGCCTTGCATTTGCTTCGCCGGACATCATCATGGCACTGAAAAACATACTGCCCTGCTGGTCCGTAAACCTCTTCGCTCAGAAAGTAGGGGTAAGATGTATACTAGATGAGGATTATGCTCGCAAAACTATCGAAACAACGACCCGTCTACGTGAAGAATTAGTTCAAGGCATCGCAAAAATTCCGGGAATCCGAACTTTACCAGCTCAAGCAAACTTTATGCTCTGTCAGGTTCAACGCGTCGGCATGGATGCAACAGGACTCATTGAACATCTTCTGAAAAATAACATTGCCGTACGCCACTGCGACAATTTCGACGGACTAGATTCAACATATTTCCGTATAGCGGTCAGGACAGCTGAGGAAAACAACAAATTTGTCGACGGTTTGCGCTCCTTTACAGGCATGGAAGTAGCAACCTCGCTCAAACCGAAAAAAACACCGGCGCTGATGATTCAGGGCACCTGTTCCAATGCGGGAAAATCTATTCTTACGGCTGCATTTTGCAGAATTTTTCTACAGGACGGCTACAAAGTCGCACCTTTTAAAGCTCAGAACATGTCTCTCAATTCCTACGTCACTGACGAAGGGTTAGAAATGGGACGTGCGCAGGTGACACAGGCAGCAGCATGCAAACAGACTCCCGATGTCCGCATGAATCCTGTCCTGATCAAACCGAACAGCGACACAGGATCACAGATTATCGTCATGGGTAAACCTGTCGGAAACATGAAAGTTCTGGACTACGTAAAGTACAAACCCACAGCTTTTGAAGCGGTAAAAAATGCTTACGATTCCTTAAGCACGGACCGCGACATCATGGTTATTGAAGGAGCCGGAAGTCCTGCGGAAATCAATCTCAAACAGCACGATATCGTGAATATGGCTATGGCGGATTATGCCGAGGCCAAGGTTATCATTACCGGAGATATTGATCGGGGCGGAGTGTTTGCCTCACTTGCCGGGACCATGGATTTAATCGATGCTCATGAACGCAAAATGGTTTGCGGGTTCCTGCTCAATAAATTCAGAGGAGACGCATCACTACTCACTCCCGCACTGGATTTCACCTTCGACAGGACCGGAAAACCCGTGCTCGGAGTTATCCCGCACATTGATCATTTAGGATTGCCTGATGAAGACTCCGTTTCATTCAAACAGGATCTGAGTAAGTCCGGCAGCAAGGGAAAACGTAACGACAGCGTTGATATCGTCTGCATAGACCTGCCGCGCATCTCAAATTTCACGGACCTCGACGCGCTGAAAGGCGAGCCGGATGTAAACTTACGAATCATAGACAACCCCAAGAACATCGGCACCCCTGATGCGATCATTATCCCCGGAAGCAAAAGCACCCTCTCGGACCTCGCACATATTCGAGCAAGCGGAATGGCGCAGGCTGTCTTAGATCTCAAAGGCAAAGCTACTATTATAGGCATTTGCGGTGGACTTCAAATGCTGGGTCAATACGTCAACGACCCGGACGGGATAGAATCACAGGACGGGTCAGCGGAAGGCTTAGGGCTGTTACCCCTCCAAACCACTCTGGCACAGGAAAAGACTCTGACCCGCACAAGCGGAACTCACGGGTTGAGCAAAATGGATGTCAGCGGATATGAAATCCATCACGGCAAAACCGAACCGCTAATGCCCACAGTCCGCGCCATGATAGTTCCAAAAGGGTCGACCGGAGCAGTACCTATCTCTAGAGTTTTAGGGTTCGGATTAAAATCAGGAATGATATGGGGAACCTACCTGCACGGAATTTTCGATGCAGACGGATTCAGGCGCTGGTTTATCGATTCACTGCGCGAGAAAAAAGGACTGCCCAAGCTTGAAACAATCCAAACCACCTTCGGAATGGAAGACGAGTTGGACAGATTAGCTAAAATAGTGCGGGAGAATGTTGATATGAAAGCAGTCTATAACGCGCTTGGAATGTAA
- a CDS encoding tetratricopeptide repeat protein, whose product MDADEKGQLREELKLISDRAYALFSAGRVAAAEALWGRVVKLDPDHAVSLFMLGLCAQKRGDHVAAVDSLTRSSILIPNDADIFNSLGVSLKNTGHPSEAFTAFERALVIQPDDGFAAFNAGTVLMALGRLDEAVRFFKISVQTAELRSDALEALIQLLRKLGQDDKALAACQELIVSAPQNPAGHFGLCDILARLNKPEQAFPHCLRAMKIAPANHIYLSRLGDILHLMGRNEEAVLRYREVLERDPVNVSTRNNLGAVLKVLGKYGQAEKEFKRCLEIDPNHVSVLVNLGVSAKESGDSLKSSGYFERAVALAPDDLYLKLYLCMSRIPFFYESNEEIEICREKYKHDLNDLSLASSDATSTVLAKLADAVGKLQPYYLPYQGRCDRELMKTYGAVISRAVNSTFSEIATKAAESFPLKPKEGGRIRVGFVSGHFRNHSVWKMPVKGWVSGLDREWFEVIGYSTSGLVDNETDVAQRTFDSFRENLTTLPALAEAVRSDEPHILIYPELGMDPLCAKSACLRLAPVQCASWGHPETSGLDSIDYFLSSDLMEPSDAQEHYSEKLVSLPGLGVDYISSLPYSSGESRADFGLSENDVVYLCLQTLYKYLPQQDAVFAEIAGRVPDGRFVFIENSGAGHLNRKFRARLEKAFSAAGLEPRERLIFIPSMPGPRFQALVGLGDVFLDSFGWSGCNSSLETMLKNVVAVTLPGALMRGRHTAAFLTLMGLKELIASSAEDYVEKAVHLGLDQNYRLEMSSLIRERVELCYDGSEAVAALENFIEKAVLLSSKSRS is encoded by the coding sequence GTGGACGCAGATGAAAAAGGACAGTTACGCGAGGAACTGAAGCTCATTTCAGATCGAGCTTATGCGCTTTTTTCTGCCGGGCGGGTTGCTGCTGCCGAGGCTCTTTGGGGGCGGGTGGTAAAGCTCGATCCTGATCATGCTGTTTCACTTTTTATGCTGGGGCTGTGCGCTCAAAAGCGTGGGGATCATGTTGCTGCCGTAGATTCTCTTACACGCTCTTCCATTCTTATCCCGAATGATGCTGATATATTTAATTCTCTCGGGGTTTCTCTAAAAAATACAGGTCACCCTTCGGAAGCTTTTACGGCTTTTGAACGGGCTTTAGTTATACAGCCGGATGACGGATTCGCTGCTTTCAATGCGGGGACGGTTCTTATGGCGCTTGGTCGGCTGGATGAGGCTGTGCGCTTTTTTAAAATTTCAGTTCAAACAGCGGAGCTTCGTTCTGACGCTTTGGAAGCTCTGATTCAGCTTTTACGCAAGCTGGGGCAGGATGATAAAGCTTTGGCTGCCTGTCAGGAATTGATTGTATCTGCTCCTCAGAATCCGGCGGGGCATTTCGGGCTTTGTGATATTCTGGCGCGTTTGAACAAACCGGAACAAGCTTTTCCTCACTGTTTGCGAGCTATGAAAATTGCCCCCGCTAATCATATATATCTGTCGCGACTTGGCGACATCTTGCATCTTATGGGACGTAATGAGGAAGCTGTGTTGCGTTATCGCGAGGTCTTGGAGCGTGATCCTGTTAATGTCAGTACTCGTAATAATCTTGGGGCCGTTTTAAAGGTGCTCGGTAAGTATGGGCAGGCCGAAAAAGAATTTAAGCGTTGCCTTGAAATTGACCCGAATCATGTTTCCGTATTAGTAAATTTAGGCGTTTCTGCCAAGGAATCAGGGGATAGCCTTAAATCCTCTGGCTATTTTGAACGCGCTGTAGCCCTTGCTCCTGATGATTTGTATCTTAAACTTTATTTGTGCATGAGCCGTATCCCTTTCTTTTATGAGAGCAATGAAGAAATTGAGATTTGCCGCGAAAAGTATAAGCACGATTTGAATGATCTTTCCCTTGCAAGTTCTGATGCGACTTCTACCGTCTTGGCTAAACTGGCTGATGCCGTGGGTAAACTTCAGCCTTACTACCTTCCTTACCAGGGGCGGTGTGACCGTGAGTTGATGAAAACTTATGGAGCTGTAATCTCCAGAGCCGTTAATTCAACTTTTTCAGAAATAGCAACGAAGGCTGCCGAATCTTTCCCTTTGAAGCCGAAAGAAGGGGGACGCATACGGGTGGGCTTTGTTTCGGGACATTTCAGGAACCATTCCGTATGGAAAATGCCCGTTAAGGGCTGGGTTTCGGGTCTTGATCGCGAGTGGTTCGAGGTAATAGGCTATAGCACTTCCGGTCTTGTGGACAATGAAACGGACGTTGCGCAGCGTACTTTCGACAGTTTCAGGGAGAATCTGACAACCCTTCCCGCTCTGGCTGAAGCTGTCCGCAGTGATGAACCTCATATCCTTATTTATCCAGAACTGGGAATGGACCCGCTTTGTGCGAAGTCGGCGTGTTTGCGACTGGCTCCGGTTCAATGCGCGTCATGGGGACATCCTGAAACCAGCGGGCTTGATAGTATAGATTATTTTCTTTCCAGCGATCTTATGGAACCTTCGGACGCTCAGGAACATTACAGCGAGAAACTTGTCAGTCTGCCGGGGCTGGGGGTGGATTATATTTCTTCTTTGCCGTATTCAAGCGGAGAAAGTCGCGCGGATTTTGGTCTTTCTGAGAATGACGTGGTCTATTTGTGTCTGCAAACTCTTTATAAATATCTGCCACAGCAGGATGCTGTTTTTGCAGAAATAGCCGGACGTGTGCCGGATGGGCGCTTTGTGTTTATTGAAAACAGCGGCGCCGGACACCTTAACCGTAAGTTTCGTGCGCGTCTTGAAAAGGCATTCAGCGCAGCAGGACTTGAGCCGCGGGAACGTCTGATATTTATTCCTTCTATGCCGGGTCCGCGTTTTCAGGCGTTGGTCGGATTAGGGGACGTTTTTCTTGATTCTTTCGGCTGGTCGGGCTGTAATTCAAGCCTTGAGACTATGCTCAAGAATGTCGTGGCGGTTACTCTGCCGGGTGCGCTTATGCGTGGGCGGCATACGGCGGCGTTTCTCACTCTTATGGGATTAAAAGAGCTTATAGCTTCGTCTGCCGAAGATTATGTAGAGAAAGCTGTGCATCTCGGGCTTGATCAAAACTATCGTCTCGAAATGTCGAGTCTTATTCGGGAACGCGTCGAGCTTTGTTATGATGGCAGCGAGGCTGTGGCAGCTTTAGAAAACTTCATCGAGAAAGCTGTTCTTCTGTCATCAAAGAGCCGTTCTTAG
- a CDS encoding P-loop NTPase fold protein yields MLNQHITDYLQYYVNSKKSPDHAVMLNGPWGSGKTWFIKEFVKSQGKAIQFLHVSLYGFKSVEEIDNEVFRLAHPKLFSKGMIASKVAANALLRGGLSLGLNEFSELFPKKETNPEKYVLIFDDIERCHIDAMSLFGHINYLIENGHKAVLICYEEELAGRWDADGDKRSKRCYSEIKEKLVGKSFIVEPDATAAINSFIEEIEHEKSKEICRDNIETIEIIFIESGYNNLRHIKRGLWDYSLFVSSLSGNATIVGNKDFLSHILKLFLIYTIEARKGELSSTGLITDYILEATQKENNTDEAKLNLSKYSCVDARSILLSHKVWTCLLFCEGNVSKFEIEQSILNSPYFYDESTPEWKKLWNYYYLEDDKFRELKNIILNQFKTCDFERFQILLHVFGILLRLRKQSLIDMDKQELFEQAKKNVDILLERGLLYTEEVLSNEYATLRIDTGWDGLGYSCSENPLFRSLQNYIKDQLLVDKKSFLEEESKDLLVLMSKDPDEFGRQIIHNNSGDSLFYDKAVLKYISPAKFAKSFAELSNAGKRTVKSALSLRYEPLHASALVEEAEWLEKLRIEIEKESKKWEKELSSIYFTMMLEYIDGSLINLKAAKEKAVSSTT; encoded by the coding sequence ATGTTGAATCAGCATATTACCGATTATCTTCAATACTATGTGAACTCTAAGAAGAGTCCAGATCATGCGGTTATGCTCAATGGGCCGTGGGGGTCGGGGAAGACTTGGTTTATTAAGGAGTTTGTCAAATCTCAGGGAAAGGCAATACAATTTCTTCATGTGAGTTTATACGGTTTTAAGTCTGTTGAAGAAATAGATAATGAAGTTTTCAGGTTGGCTCATCCTAAATTGTTTTCAAAAGGTATGATTGCCAGTAAAGTTGCTGCAAATGCTCTACTCCGTGGAGGTCTTAGTCTAGGTCTTAATGAATTCTCTGAGTTGTTCCCTAAAAAAGAAACAAATCCTGAAAAGTATGTTTTAATTTTTGATGATATTGAACGATGTCATATTGATGCAATGTCTTTGTTTGGGCATATCAATTATTTGATTGAGAACGGGCATAAAGCAGTACTGATTTGTTATGAGGAAGAATTAGCTGGCAGATGGGATGCAGACGGGGATAAGAGATCGAAGCGTTGTTATTCCGAAATTAAAGAAAAGCTAGTAGGTAAAAGTTTTATAGTTGAACCTGATGCAACTGCCGCAATAAATTCCTTTATTGAAGAAATTGAGCATGAAAAAAGCAAAGAAATATGCCGTGATAATATTGAAACAATAGAAATTATTTTTATCGAATCTGGCTATAATAATTTGCGCCATATAAAGCGTGGGCTTTGGGATTATTCTTTATTTGTGAGTTCGTTATCCGGTAATGCTACAATTGTAGGTAATAAAGATTTTCTCAGTCATATTCTTAAATTGTTTTTGATTTATACTATTGAAGCACGAAAGGGGGAATTAAGCTCAACTGGGCTTATAACGGACTATATTTTGGAAGCAACACAGAAAGAGAATAATACTGATGAAGCAAAATTAAATTTGAGTAAATATTCATGTGTTGATGCTAGGTCCATTCTCCTTAGTCATAAGGTATGGACTTGTTTGCTTTTTTGTGAAGGAAATGTGTCAAAATTTGAAATTGAGCAATCTATTTTAAATTCTCCTTATTTTTATGATGAATCAACTCCCGAATGGAAAAAACTTTGGAATTATTATTATCTTGAAGATGATAAGTTTCGAGAACTTAAAAATATTATTTTAAATCAATTTAAAACTTGTGATTTTGAGCGGTTTCAAATTCTCCTTCATGTTTTTGGTATTCTTTTAAGGTTAAGGAAGCAAAGTCTTATAGATATGGATAAGCAGGAGCTTTTTGAACAAGCAAAGAAGAATGTTGATATCTTATTAGAAAGGGGACTTTTGTATACCGAAGAAGTTTTGAGTAATGAATATGCTACTCTTCGTATTGATACTGGGTGGGATGGACTCGGGTATTCTTGTTCCGAAAATCCTTTATTTAGAAGTTTACAAAATTATATTAAAGACCAGCTTCTAGTCGACAAGAAGTCTTTTTTAGAAGAAGAGTCAAAAGATTTGTTGGTGTTAATGTCTAAAGATCCTGATGAATTTGGACGGCAAATTATTCATAATAATTCTGGAGATAGTCTTTTTTATGATAAAGCCGTATTAAAATATATTTCGCCAGCCAAGTTTGCTAAGAGTTTTGCTGAGCTAAGCAATGCAGGTAAAAGGACTGTTAAGAGTGCGCTCTCTTTACGGTATGAGCCTCTTCACGCATCTGCTCTTGTCGAAGAAGCAGAATGGCTTGAAAAATTACGAATTGAGATAGAAAAAGAATCAAAAAAATGGGAAAAAGAATTGAGCTCAATTTATTTTACCATGATGTTGGAATATATTGATGGCTCACTGATTAATCTAAAAGCAGCAAAAGAAAAGGCCGTTTCATCTACCACCTAA
- a CDS encoding TatD family hydrolase: MSKKKNKVRPLPQTVGINVPGVETHAHLDLEDFKEDLPEVMARAGECGIAKIGNVFLGPQAYEANRSLFDAYPEVFFLLGVHPNNADQYTDADTQAMRNAFKSDSRLKALGEIGLDFYWDRVPADVQEKVFRTQLELADELDVPVVIHSRDAHEKTLEVLEDFGWSGKPLLWHCFGSDVATAKRILDNGWYLSIPGPVTYKKNEEAQEAVKYIPAERMVFETDCPFLTPEPWRGKRNEPAYVAFTAAKVAELKGMDVNELWGVCAKNAYEFFGL, translated from the coding sequence ATGTCTAAAAAAAAGAATAAAGTAAGACCCCTGCCGCAGACTGTCGGCATTAATGTTCCGGGCGTTGAAACTCATGCCCACCTTGATCTGGAAGATTTTAAAGAAGACTTGCCCGAAGTTATGGCAAGAGCCGGAGAATGCGGAATTGCGAAGATAGGTAATGTCTTTCTGGGGCCGCAGGCTTATGAAGCGAACCGCAGTCTTTTCGATGCTTATCCTGAAGTCTTTTTCCTGCTGGGAGTTCATCCGAATAATGCCGACCAGTATACAGACGCTGATACTCAGGCCATGCGAAATGCTTTTAAGTCGGACAGCCGTTTAAAAGCGCTAGGCGAAATCGGGCTGGATTTTTATTGGGACCGCGTTCCCGCTGATGTTCAGGAGAAAGTTTTTCGCACTCAGCTTGAACTTGCGGATGAGCTTGATGTTCCCGTTGTCATTCATAGCCGCGATGCGCATGAAAAGACTCTTGAAGTTCTGGAAGATTTCGGCTGGTCCGGCAAGCCTCTGCTCTGGCACTGCTTCGGTTCGGATGTGGCGACAGCGAAAAGAATTCTCGATAACGGCTGGTATCTCTCCATTCCCGGTCCGGTCACTTACAAGAAAAATGAAGAGGCGCAGGAGGCCGTGAAGTATATTCCGGCAGAAAGAATGGTATTTGAAACAGATTGCCCGTTCCTCACCCCTGAACCATGGCGAGGTAAACGCAATGAGCCTGCATACGTGGCCTTCACTGCGGCAAAAGTCGCGGAGCTGAAAGGCATGGACGTGAACGAGTTGTGGGGAGTTTGCGCTAAGAATGCTTATGAGTTTTTTGGGTTGTAG
- a CDS encoding glycosyltransferase family 1 protein, which yields MNTYIFIPPVRKPTGGITVFCQIASILARQGRNVRLVLRESGSWMPPLLEGDPEPVMWDDVKLGKGDLWLVPEGWVNSLAPGLNAGAKCVVYCQNWAYLFSSLPEGVSWRNLPVSFLAVSHPVEWFMQQTLGTVSPILRPAIDTNLFYPSESMADGPLRIAYMPRKNKALVSQIKSIFEARNPNCDIRWIEIANMDAQGVAQALRTSHIFLVTGFPEGCPLPPLEALASGCIPVGFSGFGGWDYMRQLEGAVFKPWWPLRDVEWSGNGFWSADADVLDAALNLEKALNLWREGGPSLDSALAAGQQTVRSYTLDIQAETVREIWDNFQS from the coding sequence ATGAATACATATATATTTATACCGCCTGTCCGAAAGCCTACCGGTGGCATCACTGTTTTTTGTCAGATAGCCTCTATCCTTGCCCGTCAGGGAAGGAATGTGCGTCTTGTTTTGCGTGAATCCGGCAGTTGGATGCCTCCTCTATTGGAAGGAGATCCTGAGCCTGTCATGTGGGATGACGTAAAACTCGGCAAGGGAGATCTCTGGCTTGTGCCCGAAGGATGGGTGAACAGTCTTGCCCCGGGCCTTAATGCCGGGGCCAAGTGCGTTGTTTACTGTCAGAACTGGGCATATCTTTTTTCATCTCTGCCGGAAGGCGTTTCATGGCGGAATCTACCTGTTTCATTTTTGGCTGTATCGCATCCTGTCGAGTGGTTTATGCAGCAAACTTTGGGAACAGTTTCGCCCATACTCAGGCCCGCTATAGATACAAATCTTTTTTATCCATCTGAAAGCATGGCTGACGGTCCGTTACGAATTGCCTACATGCCTCGCAAAAACAAAGCGCTGGTTAGTCAGATCAAGTCTATCTTTGAGGCCCGTAATCCGAATTGCGATATCCGCTGGATCGAAATTGCCAACATGGATGCACAGGGTGTGGCTCAGGCTTTACGTACCAGTCATATCTTTCTGGTGACCGGATTTCCCGAAGGATGTCCGCTTCCTCCGCTTGAAGCTCTGGCGTCCGGTTGTATTCCCGTAGGCTTTTCCGGTTTCGGAGGGTGGGATTACATGCGTCAGCTTGAAGGCGCTGTTTTCAAACCGTGGTGGCCGCTGCGTGATGTTGAATGGTCCGGCAATGGATTCTGGTCTGCTGATGCTGACGTGCTGGATGCTGCTTTGAATCTGGAAAAGGCGCTTAATTTATGGCGTGAAGGTGGTCCCTCTCTTGACAGCGCACTGGCGGCAGGGCAACAAACCGTCCGTTCCTATACGCTGGATATTCAGGCTGAAACGGTTCGCGAAATATGGGATAATTTTCAAAGTTAA
- a CDS encoding sigma-54-dependent Fis family transcriptional regulator — protein MKNENSYLVSGLLNQQFLLPDLLDEIPVGIAILDVNGKIKIVNHTWQTITGAEPGSITGLKCMLGLRCDYCFKGCPIMSGKTDFDAIATDADIIDRSRIKIPIRLTISPLFSNDKKLSGFVETIQDIRQVAELSSSASKAYSLGGLVGTSPQMVKVFSMIPSIAGTDSSVLITGETGTGKDVLAEALHNASDRAGSPFIKVNCGALPETLLESELFGHVKGAFTGAHENRPGRIKLAHNGSFFLTEIGDLPLALQVKLLSFLDDKEIYPLGSSKGFKANVRIIVATHRDLKQMVLDKTFRADLLFRLNVVHLHLPPLRERGEDILLLKNHFLKEYCTKFNKKIRGFTKKAAKILLGYHFPGNVRELRNVVEYAVNFCDRDCIGAEHLPAYLTEQDILRPVIESAKVSSELPPQKEYSPAESWDHAEKRMIIEALIKNGGRKADAAKSLGWSRSTFWRKMNKHAING, from the coding sequence GTGAAAAACGAAAACTCATATCTTGTCAGCGGACTTCTAAATCAGCAATTCCTTCTGCCGGACCTCCTCGATGAGATTCCTGTGGGCATTGCGATTCTTGACGTCAACGGCAAGATCAAAATAGTAAACCACACATGGCAAACCATAACCGGGGCTGAGCCGGGCTCAATAACCGGACTCAAATGTATGCTAGGCCTCCGGTGCGATTACTGTTTCAAAGGCTGCCCGATAATGTCGGGCAAAACAGATTTCGACGCAATTGCAACTGATGCCGATATTATTGACAGGTCACGTATCAAAATTCCTATCAGGCTGACCATATCCCCCCTTTTTTCAAACGACAAAAAACTCTCGGGATTTGTAGAAACAATTCAAGATATCCGGCAGGTTGCAGAACTGAGCAGCAGTGCCAGCAAGGCATATTCACTCGGGGGACTCGTCGGCACAAGTCCGCAAATGGTAAAAGTTTTCAGCATGATTCCGAGCATCGCGGGTACGGATTCATCTGTTCTTATCACCGGAGAAACAGGTACAGGAAAAGACGTGCTTGCCGAAGCTCTGCACAATGCATCAGATCGCGCAGGCTCTCCGTTTATTAAAGTTAACTGCGGAGCTTTGCCGGAAACACTGCTTGAATCAGAACTGTTCGGACACGTCAAAGGAGCTTTTACCGGAGCACATGAAAATCGGCCCGGACGTATCAAATTGGCTCACAACGGTTCATTTTTTCTAACAGAAATAGGCGACCTGCCTCTGGCACTTCAAGTCAAACTGTTATCTTTTCTAGATGATAAAGAAATTTACCCACTGGGAAGCTCAAAAGGATTTAAAGCAAACGTACGGATAATTGTCGCGACCCACCGGGATTTGAAACAGATGGTCCTCGACAAAACTTTCCGCGCAGACCTGCTTTTCAGACTCAATGTGGTTCACCTCCATCTACCACCTCTTAGAGAACGCGGAGAAGATATTCTTCTGCTTAAAAACCATTTCCTGAAAGAATACTGCACAAAATTTAACAAAAAAATCAGAGGATTTACAAAAAAAGCTGCAAAAATACTTCTGGGATATCACTTTCCGGGCAATGTCCGAGAACTGCGGAATGTTGTTGAATATGCTGTAAACTTCTGCGATCGGGATTGCATCGGGGCAGAACACCTTCCAGCCTATCTCACCGAACAGGATATTTTGCGCCCTGTAATAGAATCGGCAAAAGTATCTTCAGAACTCCCCCCTCAAAAAGAATATAGCCCTGCCGAGAGCTGGGACCATGCGGAAAAAAGAATGATTATCGAGGCCTTGATTAAAAATGGTGGACGGAAAGCCGATGCAGCCAAATCCCTTGGCTGGAGCAGGTCCACATTCTGGCGAAAAATGAACAAACACGCCATTAACGGGTAA
- a CDS encoding dinitrogenase iron-molybdenum cofactor biosynthesis protein has translation MDIKLLIPLFNDEVAPRFDLATDVLLVKIRSTGEYDERIVVLPQASADDLCALATSDNAHTIICGGIDNEHYQYLIWKGIKVLDNVIGPVKIILKAHKAGTITAGSNFYSF, from the coding sequence ATGGATATAAAACTGCTCATTCCACTGTTCAATGACGAAGTAGCCCCGCGCTTTGATCTGGCTACAGATGTTTTATTGGTAAAAATCAGGTCCACAGGTGAATACGACGAACGAATTGTTGTCCTTCCTCAAGCTTCTGCCGATGACCTGTGCGCTCTTGCAACCTCTGATAATGCCCACACTATCATCTGCGGAGGAATCGACAACGAACACTATCAGTACCTTATCTGGAAAGGCATTAAAGTGCTCGACAATGTAATCGGTCCGGTAAAAATTATACTGAAAGCCCACAAAGCCGGGACTATCACAGCAGGATCTAATTTTTATTCTTTCTAA
- a CDS encoding response regulator, producing the protein MKIMIVESDTEFREHLVQRLASEGLSSLDSGNLNEAEQLVKKHKVQAIVLGLSGFGRSSLSFMKNISTIVPDLKVILINRHNKIPLSIEAMNLGACAEIPVPVDIAVLVKTLQSATAENQQQKDG; encoded by the coding sequence ATGAAAATAATGATTGTTGAAAGTGATACAGAATTTCGCGAACACTTAGTTCAGAGACTCGCAAGTGAGGGGCTTAGCTCTCTCGATTCCGGCAATCTGAATGAAGCCGAGCAGCTTGTAAAAAAACATAAGGTGCAGGCAATCGTCTTGGGTTTGTCCGGTTTTGGAAGAAGTTCGCTTTCATTCATGAAAAACATTTCAACGATTGTTCCTGACTTAAAAGTTATTTTAATTAATCGGCACAACAAGATTCCGCTATCAATTGAAGCTATGAATCTGGGGGCATGTGCTGAAATTCCAGTTCCTGTCGACATTGCAGTGTTAGTGAAAACACTACAGTCCGCCACTGCTGAAAATCAGCAGCAAAAAGACGGTTAG